The sequence below is a genomic window from Takifugu flavidus isolate HTHZ2018 chromosome 11, ASM371156v2, whole genome shotgun sequence.
ACAGATGTTCCGCATTTCCTGTCCGGTCTGAATGGCCTGAATCACCTCCATGATGGACTCCCTTTCCAGCTCCAGGGCGGACGCAGCTTCGCGTAAAGCCTCCACCCTAACAGACACCAGAGAAGCCGCCTTTCTTAACCGTCACGCATTAATAGCCGGGGGTCTGTTTTAAAGACTTTTGGATGGGTGTTCCGTGCGTACTTATATAGGAGCGCGCACGCCCGCGGCCTGTTGCTTCAACCTACCTCATTTCCAGCTGATCCAAACTTTCCAGGAGTTGCCCGGAGCGATCAGCCATCGACAGGGTCCTGCTGAACTTGGCGTTGAAGGCTTCGTTCATTTTGGCCTGTATTTTGGCCTGAGCCATGGCGGAGAGCGACGGTGGAGACTGCGGGGGAGCTTCAACAGCGCACGGTTCGGCCCGGATGACGGTGCTGGACTCCTCCTGGGAGGGGATTTCCTAACATGGGCCGAGACTTCCTTCACTGGCTCCTCTCAGAAGGGTCCCGAGGAgacgagcagctgctgccaagCTGAGGTGCGGGGGCCCCCGAGGGTGCGCAGACGCGCGTTCAGATGTTGAGAAAGAGTTCTGGTGTGATCCGTAGATGTTATAATGAACATCCAACCCCACTTTAAAGCTCACAACAGCTACTTTCAAGCAACCTTGGGATTCCATTTTAGTTTATTCTCCACTGTTCTTAATGGAtagtttttaattttaaaaagaacattgaCAATTATGTAGAAAAGCATTActtttaaatacataaataccACATTGGACTTCAGAGGCAGCTGATCTCCACTGAGCTGAGAggttcagctgcagcctgtcacaCCATCATGGTGCCATCTATAgcactctgctgctgatgcagcataATGTAGGGAGGCGAAGGCCCCCACAGTCCATAACTGCCCAACTTAACCCCCGTGGTGACACCAGTTTCACCTTCAGGACCTGTCAATGACATACGAAAGACTATGATGCAACCAGGGgacagtcatgtgaccgggACAGGAAATGCCCTTCCAAAATGATGGAATAAATGAGTAGAGGATGAAGCCAATTTCAAAAATCACTTCAAAAGAcagttctgcagcttttctatCACATTCTATATCACAGCCACCTCTACTGACCATATTAATAtaaactttttattaaaaaaggcCAAATAAGCAGCAAGAAATGAGGTTTtcttaattttaatttatttaccaCTGAGGCCAAATGTGTATGTACAtagatttgatttaaaaagttGTGATAattacagatttttaaaaaaagaaaagtgttatATAAGGTCCACTTGTGTTACGTAGGGTCTACGGTATGACCCCAATAATATTCCTTTACAGGGAAATTAGTCTCTCTGATGTTCTAGCATATCAATgatataaaataaacaaaatgtagatgttatttattttattctggaGAGAATTAGAAATTAGAAAATAATTAAGTAATTTTTGTTGAACGATGCATCCCAACAACACAGATCATTAAAACTCTAAGAGACTTCTTTGGAGGGCTTCTTCCAACTctgcagggaaaaaaggaaaagggaaaCAAAGACTCCGGTTACAGGATGTTTAACCAGATCACAACAGGAACGTGGAGAACAATAGAACAAAGGCGACAGAACCGGCTATGAAAATAACTGAATGTATGATCTTCGCAGCTCTGCGGGAGgctgaacaacaacaactacCTGCTGATTCTCTTGCTTCTGCACTAACGGACGCCGCATCACTGGCTCCATCTGCAGGAGAAAGTCACACGGCCCTTTATTCAAACGCATCAATAGAGCGATGCTGTCGTGAGATGAGGGATTCATTCTTATTTCCTCCATACCTTTGCGTACATGCCTGTCTTTGTTGGCCTGGTCCTCATTCAAAAAGGCCGCCAGAGTCTCGTCACAAATCTCTGAAACGACGGAAATGTGATGAAACGCTCCAACGAAACACGGGTGACTGAAGGGAAGAGGACCGCGGATTACCGCTGGTGCCGGGTTTGATCTCCACGGCGTCGAGGATTTTCACGGGGGCGGGTTCCCTCTCGGCGCCGCGGCTCCTGGAGCTCATGCAGGGTTCCAGGGCGCAGTGCCGAGAGTGATGATGTTTATGGAAACTCGGCACGTCTTTGAAGCTCTCCTGGCAAATGCCGCACGCGACCTCGAAGGTTTTCTCCAGGTTCAACGCTGGGTGTTTCGTGTGGACGTGGGTCTTGATCTGAGCGTAGGACGACACAGACACGCCGCAGGGAGCGCACGCGTACTGACACTTGCCTTCAGTAGCCAGGTCCCTCATACACTGAGTGTATACGGCTTTTAATTCCCCCTTGTTCTTCTCTGAACCCATGCAGGGGCATGTGGGCTGAACGGTGCTCTGAATGACTCCATCACTATTTATGCAGTAGAAGTCTTTGCTGTGGAGCCTCTTGTAGTGCTCCAAGAACTCCCCCTCGGATTCAAGCTGCATGCTGTCACAGAGGCCACAGAAGTGGAAGCTCTTGATCTGCCCGCCGTGCTCGTTCACGCAGTGCCGGCGCACGGTCGACTCTTTAAAGAACTTCTGAGGACAGTGTCCACACATGAATCTCTGGAAACTGTGGCTAGTTACGTCGCTGCAGTGTTCCAGAACCTCCTTCTCCGAGTCAAAGACGTCCTCGCACATCCTGCACATCCAAGACAGCTCCAGTTTTacggaggaggagctgaagcggCTGGCGGGGGCGGAAGCGTGACTCGTGGACGGCTGAGcgtcacaggcggcggcgagcTCCTCGGGCATCTCTTGCTCGGTGATATAGGTGTGCCCTCCGTGATCGTCCGACACGTGAGACAGGATGTCTTCATATCGGGGCATTTCGATCTTGCATTTGCGGCAGTAGAAGAGGAAGTTGGACAAGTGCGCTCCGCCGTGGAAGCGGCTCATGTGCAGCCGCGTGATGGCCGACTCCTCCATATGTTTCCCACAGACGCCGCACTGATGGAAGATCTGGTTCGCGGCCAACAGGTGCTTCTTGGCTGCGGCCTCCTCTGAGAATTGCAGGCCGCATTCACAGCGCCAGCCCACCGGCGAGCTGCTGCTGGCGCCGTCGCTCTCGCCTGGGGCCGGTCGCTTTCTCCTAGTCGAGTATTCCTCGAAACCTTCCTTGTTCATCTTCTGATGAGGAGTTTTCAGGCAGCTGGGCCGTCCTCCCTTTGGCGCCGCTCTCTCGCCGCCCGTGTGCTGCGTCCCACTAAACCTGCAGTGCTGAAGGACGGCCCTCTGCATCGTTCGGTTGATCTCCACGCCGTGATGAGTCGCTTCCTTGTGGCTGGCGATTTCGGCTTGGCTGAAGAAGAGTTGACGGCAGAGCGAGCACTGGCCTCGCACCTGCAGCCGCTGCATCACCTGTGCCACGGTTTTATCAGCCTTGGCCACCGCGCAGCCGTGTCTGCAGTGCACGCTGGAAGAGAAGAACAATGAATATAAGAAACAAACATCTGCACGCGTTGATTCGATTTCAGTGAAACGTACTTGAAATGAGCTTGAGCCGTCTGATGCGACGTGAGCACTTTGTGACACAGAGAGCATCGCACACTGAACATTATTTCCTTGCACAAAGTGATGAGACGATTCTTCACATATTGTGGGACGGGAACAGGCAGAGCCCTTATCTTGGTTTCTTATAAGGAGAGAGAGGTGACGATGATGTTTGATGTATGCACAATAAACCCCCCTGACGGCGCCTTCAATACGTGTTGCACTTGAGCGGGTGTTTACTCTTACCAGTTAGGGGAAGCGACTCGGAGAAGTGGTTTTTGGCGGCCATGTGCTGAAGACATTCATCCCGGAGATTAAAGAAGAGGAAGCAAGCAGGGCAGGCAAAACAAACAATGCGCTGGTAGGTTTGAGGGCTGCTGTGACCATCGGGCGTGAGCAGGTTCACCTGATAACAAAGGCGCACAGTTCAAAAAAGGTtctttacaaaatatttacaattcAGAGTGCAGTCAGATAAGTGCACCAACCTTTGACTCAAGGTGCTTCCGCCATTCTTCTTTGGACTGGAAATGCTGTGCACATGCAGCACAGGCAAAGAGCTCAGAGGGACATCCTTTAAGATTGATGGTTGGGTCACAAGGAGAGTGATCGAACctaatcagaagaagaatgaacAGCTTTTAATGATATATTTATTAAAAGGTTTGAAAGTTATTGCATCCTGTGAGGGTTAAAAAGATTACCTTTTCAGGTGCCCCTCTAGAAGTGGTGTATTGTCAAACACTCGGCCACAGTTGACAACAGGACACGTGTGTTTGCTGGCTGTGCTCACAGGAAAAGATGCGGTTCGCTGTCTTTTTCTGGAACCTGCACCAAACGCTGCACAAAAGCAGAATTCAAAACACTCAATCAACAAGCCATCTTAAATGGAGTCCTTGAAAGTTTAATGGGAAGAACGCGGTTCACATTTGTGGATATGCACCTGGCATCTTTAACCACATGTCAACGCAGCGCTTTGCTTCCTGATTGATTCCATCTGCTGAACTAAAAGCCAGCTCCTGCTGTCCATGAGCCTTTTGCCGGTTCTGTTTCTCCTGAAATGACAAGGAAATGACACAGCATATATTCTCATTCTTTGCTGCATCAATGAAATCGTTTCATTAATTCCAGGTTGCTGTGGCTGTTAGGGACTAATTTATCCACAGGGTGGTGCTGTTTCGCAACAATTCTCATTCCTTGACCTCATTATTGATAGCCGATCAAATTAGACGAGTGAAATACTATTTCCCATAACAAGAAAAACACTAACAGCCATACGGACATTAGTGTGACAGTAAAATACATCTCACCTTGAAGGCTTTACACTTCTTTGCTCTTTCCTCTTTATCTTGAGCCACCTGTTGTGCTAACCTCTCCAGCGTTGAGGTGACCCGTGCTTTGTGACaggtgattttatcatccagcTAGAGAACAGAGGGCATTTCACAAAACTCTATGCTCAAATTCACACACGTTATTTTGCTTTTCAACAACTCACAGTGCCTGTCAAAGAGGACGAGAACCCCTCGTCTTCGCTGTCGCTCCCTAAATCAATACATTCCAGCTCTGGGGGAGCCTCCTAAAAAATACAAGCAATGTGTCAGAGGTGCAATCTAACACATGTGCAAGGAAATGTGCTGCACAGCAAGGATTCAGTCAAAGTCAGCAAACAGGTAGCTTTTTAATgtaatgcattttaaatttttGAAACATGTGACTTACTGATATAAACTCCACTTCTTCCATCTCGTCGTCGTCTGCTTCAGTAGACATTTGTCTGAGGACAAACAAGTCAAAGTTTCCTTTTTGACAACGAGCAGTTTAACAAGTGACCAAAACAGCAGGGTGCACGTCTAGATTTCACTTCAGGATGCTACAAATGCATCATTGTTTTAGGGAGACAGTCACAAACAGCCTCTTCATGATGCAGGCAGCTGCGTTGCTAGACGAAAGCTAACCACGCACAAGTGTTGCTTAAATGCTTGAGAATAAACAGGAAGCAAAAGTAATGCAGAAGGATTCTTCAGATATGTAATTAAAACACGACTTACACCAGACCGATGCGGGTTAATTGCATTAAATTGACCCAAATCTATGCGAATGATCGTGCAGTAACCGCCACTTCTTCCTTGGCAACAGTTTGAACTACTCTTCGGTGCTGCCACTACCGGATGGGAGTATAATTACAGCCACCAACAAACATCAAGCATTATATATACACGGTATATATACATTTTGTCTTTCCAGGCAACATTTACAGGgtcttctgcagcagcacactGACACAGTCGCTCGCCCCAGTCTATGGTCGAAAGTACAGATTAGTTTATTCATTTGTCGTTTTCCAATTCCTTCCGTTTTACTGTTGGAAAGCGATCAATATTGCCACAACTCTACATAATCTGCCACGGTTAAGCTATTAGTACCCACCTAAATGATTTCCCCAGTGCGGCGTGTTCACTTACTTCGACCTGAATCACATAACTCCGGCCCGCGACCACACACGCGAGTCTGCTGGGAAGCGTCATTTGTAAAGGAAGCGCTCCTTTTTTCTCGTGGTGTGTGCCGTATCTGCGGAGTTTACAGGAATTTTGTGGCCTGGGAGACTCCGCCCATCTCACCGGCGCTAACAGTGGGAATTACAAACTATCACTCACTTCTCGTATAATTTAACGATTCCATCCCAATATGTGAACAAGAAACTGTACATCATTTTAATCCACCAATAAATGTGTATCCCACACAACATTTTGGCATGCGTGTGACTTTGTAAATATTCACAATTATCCATGGGAATAACCAGTAACATAAGGACCAGCTTAGTTTTATTGCGGCAGGTTCTCCAGCAAATTGGGGGCATTAAATCGACGTGGGAACCACCCAAACTGGGGTGTGTGCATGTCGTGCATAAGTAGATGTTGCAAAAATCACTATAATCAGTGGGTTACATATTGTGAAATCCCCTCGGGACTTGTGGTCAGACATCCTGTTCAGACTatcgtgtttttgtttttgccgtGTTTTTTGTGTTGCAGGTATTTCCAAATTGCTACCTTCAAGGCTCTTGGTAAGTTGAAGTCAGCTAGCCACTGGACCAGTTGTTTATGCAGCCAGCAGTAGCTTTAGATTTTAAGGTTTAATGTCCAGCCAGTTCTTTTAGCTGACTCTCCAGTCTAGTATTTTCTATGTCCAACAAAGACAATATATGTAAACTGTTGCCAATAAGGTTGATTATTTATAGATTAATCACATACAGTTTTGAGAAAATATATACTTTATCAAGGcatgactctctctctctctctctctctctctctctatatatatatatatatttaatatagatttttttcttgATGGGCAACAATGTATTATAATTATCCCTTTGGACTCTTTAGCAGTTTGCGACAGTAAAAATTAATTTGCCGACGCTTCCTAATTCggtttgggggggaaaaaaataataaaacttgCGTGTCTGCTGACTCACGCATTGTACCTCAGGACCATGATATCAGCCGTCTGTGCAGTCGAACCAGAACCCTCACCACAATATGCCACGATGCTTCGGGCACGTCAACCAGCCTCTTCATACTCATCTCAGGCTTTCATCGACAAAGCGGCATCAGAGGAGTCAGATGTCTGAGACTGCGGGATCTGTCCTACATCTCGCCTCACGATGATTGCTGCTGCGTTTTTGGTCCTCTTAAGGCCCTACAGCATCCAGTACGTGCTGGTGCTGTTACTCCTGTTAATCGGAACTGTAGCGACGATTACATTTTTGTGCTGCTGGCATCGCCGGATTAGCAATGGAAAGCATCCAATAAAATCGGTTCTCTCTGGGCGCACGAAGAGCCGCGGTGAGTAACGCAGGATGGCCGcgtctcctcttcatcctgtcAGCACATATCTTTGGCATGTTGTGTACTTCCGacattgtaaaagaaaaagattgtCGATAACATGTCTATTTTGTCATCCTTACGTCTGTTATCTGTCCCATAGTTGGCCTGCGATCTCATCATTTTCGATCAGAGGTAGGATGAACTTTATGAGTTTGAGTCAGTTACAACATTTGTGATTAATCAAATCACAGGCAGCGAGGGAGTTAAACGCTGAATCCCAGTTATATGCTTCGAAGAGAAATGCATCATCCACAAACCTATTTCTTTGGACTTTAATAGAGCGGCATGACTATTTTAAGAATCGCTATGTGCGCAATGCGCATGTGTTCGAGGATCAATAATTAAACGGGCTGTTTTGCaagttgttttcttttacagAGGGTTGAAACCCTTTGCCGTGTAGTCCTACGAATGATGCGAGCCACGAATGAGTCGGAGGAAATCCAAACCTGCCCGTTTATCATATAAACCAGCCGAGAGGCTACGTTATCGCTATGCGTAAAGGAGCGCTTTTGGTTCTGTTTCCGTTTTACGCTCtgtaatttcaaaataaagcggCGGCAaacaaagagacagacaggcaggcagacagacaggcagacagacagacagacaggcaggcaggcaggcaggcaggcaggcagacagacagaacattGTCTCTCTGTTGGTAGAGCTTAGTTTCATtttgaagaaaaccagaagCGAAAGTAATAACCATCCCAGTCATTGTTCATTGCTGTGTGATTCAGCAATAAATGATGAGCTCTGGCAGGAGACAGATCAGCTTTTCCTCCCCAGTTATGGAAATTCTAATTTCATACACACTTATGAGTCAGAGAAAGCAGCAAAAGCACAAGGATTTTGTATCTGTGCATGTGTTCATTCGCTATCTGAATAACTGTCAATGTGTTCCAGGGGTTCAGGAACAGTCCACGTCATGCCAGAAGGAGTGCACACGCTCGGGTGATAGAGGAAAAGCCCAGTCTGGTCCAGATCCCCGAGAGCGAACCAGATTCATCAGCAGGTCTCAGAAAGCGTAAAGTGAAGAAGAGAGTTCTGCCTGAGTTTTACCAGTCTGTACAAGTCACCCCCACACGCAAACTTGTAGGTACCAACTCCACTCTGACCATGACTAATAAAATAGCAGTGCTGCTTTCCACTTGCTCCCCTCCACAGATTTAAATGCTTCTGTGGACACGGTAAAATGTTCACAGCCGCGGCCTGCGATGAAATGAATATTTACCAGCCACTTCCTGCCGTGCTGCAAATTTGAAGCTAAAATATGTAGGACGCAGTCTCCGCCTTCCTCCGGTGGCGTCATTCGGTGGAGTCATTCGACTGATGTGCAAATTACACACagttcagctgtcaatcattaggttgtttttgtcagtggaaaaaaaaggccAATAAAATGTACAGCTGGACTTTGATCACTGTGATTTGGGGAAAAATATTCCATTAATTGTAGTAAGGTTTTAAAGGCAGATATCAACCAGATGTGAGCTAATTAGTTGTAAATAATGAGCTTTTACTGCAGCCTGACTACAGAAGCCACTCGTACCTCTATCACCTTTGAAAAGCCTCCATCTTTATGCACAGACCATAGTTATTTCCATAAAACTTTGCATGCACTGATTTGTGGGATTTCCATTTGCAGCTGGGGTCAAATGACAATCCTACAACatgaaaatcaaaagaaaattaaggcagtttttatttaaatatgaacaATCAATTTATTCCCAGTGTAGTTTcacaaataaaatgattttatcAACAGGCGTTTTAAAAATAAGGTCAACAACACTGTCCAAACATGTTGATCTGTGATAAATATGTGACATTTAAGTAATTATACAACATGATGGTGAGTCCTGGGGTGTTGTTACATTTATACCAGTTATAAATGCCCTTTGTTTAGTGATCATTGATGCATGTTAATCACATTTCGGTGTGGGATTTCATATTTTAATAGTCTCCTGTCACATACCAAGATCATGCACATTAGTCTGTGTTGTTAtgcgagtgtgtgagcgtgGAGAGTGCAGACTGTTTACCTGTCCAGGATCTGTGATCCTGATTAGCAATTAGCTGCAGTTCACAGGAAATGAATGGACTGATATACTTAATCCAATCAGATCTGCTTCAGACTACAGCAGGTGGAGGACATTCAcacaaaagaagaggaaataaaCCTGGCTATTATATTAAATTAGACAGTTCTCCCCTTACCTTGTGATATGGCGGCAGTCTGTCCAAACTACTTCCTGTACTTTCATCAGGTTAGTGCAGTTAAATCTACAGCGAGGAGCCAGGCAGTTTGACACCTGACCCATATATTGATCATTTTCTTTGTGGAAGGGAATGTAAGAGTGAGCATGAACTCAGCGGGAACTTCTTGTGCAAACATAAGACGCCCTTCCCTCCTTtagtttgttttctctctttctgcacTGCTACAGCAATTTAAGTCTTTTACAAACTCATCAATATTGTTCATTATATCACAAATACTGAACATTCTTCACAATCTATGCCAAAAGCTTGGTAGCAGTGTGGCTACGTACATCATCCAATGTCTTTTTTGCCAACAGCTTATGAGCTAGATTGTCATTTCCAGAAATAAGGACTATATATTGACAGTGACCTCTAATCATCAATATTTACACTGACAGCTGTGTAGGAAAATGGGTTGTTAGCAGAAAGGATACAGCTCATATGAATCTAAAActataaataaacacaagacCGATATCTTTTGAATTCAAGTTTAATCTCGATGAAAGTGATGCCTCGATGATAATGCTGCTAATTTTAACAGGATGCTCTTTTTTCATCTGGTCCACAGTCGTGACACAGGCTGTCATCATGCTATTTACGGACTACAAATAACTTAGTAGAAATGCTCCCAGAAGGGCTTAAAACGACAACATCTGTTCTCACACCATTGTAACCCCAAGATTTCACAGCTGGATGCCGATTTCTCGATTTAAATGTTGTGGAATGGTGTAGCCAGTGTTTGCCCAACCCTCCTGGATTCATTGTGTTGCTCAATATCAGGTGTGTCAGGGTACATTGTGGGAAATTGCAACAGAAGGTGATTCATTATTACTGTTAAAGAAACGGCCCCAGGCCCCATCGAAGATAAACACGTTTGCTTCCTTCAGTCCAGGCAAAATGTGAGTTTGAATATAAACCCGGCTAAGCCTTTTTAAATGGAGAGAGATTGTCTGTAATTGGCCCCTGGGCGCCCGCTGTGGTGAACGCGTATCCGCTGCTGAGATTATGTAATCGCGTCCTCACAGCGGTGGTCTCTCTGCGGATCCTAATGTGCATCTGTTCGCGGCTCTGTCACGGCCCTCCTCATTGTATCTGCTTCCGCTTTCGGTGTTGGGTTTTATCCGCCGTCACCTCGGTGCGTCCGGGTGGCGCTGTAACACCGCCGTCGCCGCTGGAGGCTGCTGATGTTGGCTGGCGGCTGTGACGCGCAGACACATGCACCCTGCGCTCCCCATCACGCTGCACACCGCGCACACAGTACCAGCCCTACAGCCCCTGCGAAGATCTGACATCATCCTCGGTGCTCGGATAAAGGGCGAAGTCGTGGCCGGAGCATCCCTCAAAGGGCGTGGCGCCTTTGGATAATGACGCACGGAGACGTGTGACTGAAAGGTGGAAGCTAATATCGCTCAAATtcggatttttctttctttccttgcGCCTGACAGGTCTTCGTCATGTACACGGTGGTAAGTCTTAATGTTGACCTGGCGGGGGAGCCAAATACTATTGATTTCACATTGGCTTTATTTTACCAAACCTGTTATTGTTTTATCCATCTTTGCGAGCTGTCACGGAGCGTCCTCACTCTAACCTGCGCCCGTATTACGCACTTTGACCCGCGATCGTGACGGAATAAACCGGGATTTGTGCGTTTTATCCCTGCGCTGCGCGGCACGGAGACGTtgtccccctttttttgtttacccccttttcttttgtctcGCAGAGCTCCAGTTCAGGGAACCCTTCCCTGCACGGCTCCATGTCGTCCTCAGCGGATTTCTCAGACGAGGATGATTACAGCCTAAAATCGGGATCGGCGTCACCGGCACCCGGTGATACTTTACCCTGGAACCTGCCCAGACATGAGCGTTCCAAGAGGAAAATCCACGGAGGGTCTGTGCTGGACCCCGCGGAGAGAGCTGTGCTCAGGATCGCAGGTGAGCAGCTGCGTCCCGGTTGTCCCGTTTTCACGTACACTAACAAAATATGACCTACGTGAAGCTTCCTACGGTGAATCTTTTCGGCTGCCCATCATTCCACATCATCATATCGTGACTGAGTTTGCGTGGTACCCTGTCAGCTGTTGTGTATAGATTTTGGGAAGCCGATGTGATGGCATTTTGGTGCGCACTGATTCTGGATATGATGCCGAAAATGTA
It includes:
- the znf451 gene encoding E3 SUMO-protein ligase ZNF451 isoform X1, yielding MKVQEVVWTDCRHITRQMSTEADDDEMEEVEFISEAPPELECIDLGSDSEDEGFSSSLTGTLDDKITCHKARVTSTLERLAQQVAQDKEERAKKCKAFKEKQNRQKAHGQQELAFSSADGINQEAKRCVDMWLKMPAFGAGSRKRQRTASFPVSTASKHTCPVVNCGRVFDNTPLLEGHLKRFDHSPCDPTINLKGCPSELFACAACAQHFQSKEEWRKHLESKVNLLTPDGHSSPQTYQRIVCFACPACFLFFNLRDECLQHMAAKNHFSESLPLTETKIRALPVPVPQYVKNRLITLCKEIMFSVRCSLCHKVLTSHQTAQAHFNVHCRHGCAVAKADKTVAQVMQRLQVRGQCSLCRQLFFSQAEIASHKEATHHGVEINRTMQRAVLQHCRFSGTQHTGGERAAPKGGRPSCLKTPHQKMNKEGFEEYSTRRKRPAPGESDGASSSSPVGWRCECGLQFSEEAAAKKHLLAANQIFHQCGVCGKHMEESAITRLHMSRFHGGAHLSNFLFYCRKCKIEMPRYEDILSHVSDDHGGHTYITEQEMPEELAAACDAQPSTSHASAPASRFSSSSVKLELSWMCRMCEDVFDSEKEVLEHCSDVTSHSFQRFMCGHCPQKFFKESTVRRHCVNEHGGQIKSFHFCGLCDSMQLESEGEFLEHYKRLHSKDFYCINSDGVIQSTVQPTCPCMGSEKNKGELKAVYTQCMRDLATEGKCQYACAPCGVSVSSYAQIKTHVHTKHPALNLEKTFEVACGICQESFKDVPSFHKHHHSRHCALEPCMSSRSRGAEREPAPVKILDAVEIKPGTSEICDETLAAFLNEDQANKDRHVRKDGASDAASVSAEARESAELEEALQRSLLEF
- the znf451 gene encoding E3 SUMO-protein ligase ZNF451 isoform X6, encoding MSTEADDDEMEEVEFISEAPPELECIDLGSDSEDEGFSSSLTGTLDDKITCHKARVTSTLERLAQQVAQDKEERAKKCKAFKEKQNRQKAHGQQELAFSSADGINQEAKRCVDMWLKMPAFGAGSRKRQRTASFPVSTASKHTCPVVNCGRVFDNTPLLEGHLKRFDHSPCDPTINLKGCPSELFACAACAQHFQSKEEWRKHLESKVNLLTPDGHSSPQTYQRIVCFACPACFLFFNLRDECLQHMAAKNHFSESLPLTETKIRALPVPVPQYVKNRLITLCKEIMFSVRCSLCHKVLTSHQTAQAHFNVHCRHGCAVAKADKTVAQVMQRLQVRGQCSLCRQLFFSQAEIASHKEATHHGVEINRTMQRAVLQHCRFSGTQHTGGERAAPKGGRPSCLKTPHQKMNKEGFEEYSTRRKRPAPGESDGASSSSPVGWRCECGLQFSEEAAAKKHLLAANQIFHQCGVCGKHMEESAITRLHMSRFHGGAHLSNFLFYCRKCKIEMPRYEDILSHVSDDHGGHTYITEQEMPEELAAACDAQPSTSHASAPASRFSSSSVKLELSWMCRMCEDVFDSEKEVLEHCSDVTSHSFQRFMCGHCPQKFFKESTVRRHCVNEHGGQIKSFHFCGLCDSMQLESEGEFLEHYKRLHSKDFYCINSDGVIQSTVQPTCPCMGSEKNKGELKAVYTQCMRDLATEGKCQYACAPCGVSVSSYAQIKTHVHTKHPALNLEKTFEVACGICQESFKDVPSFHKHHHSRHCALEPCMSSRSRGAEREPAPVKILDAVEIKPGTSEICDETLAAFLNEDQANKDRHVRKDGASDAASVSAEARESAELEEALQRSLLEF
- the znf451 gene encoding E3 SUMO-protein ligase ZNF451 isoform X5, which codes for MVLRQMSTEADDDEMEEVEFISEAPPELECIDLGSDSEDEGFSSSLTGTLDDKITCHKARVTSTLERLAQQVAQDKEERAKKCKAFKEKQNRQKAHGQQELAFSSADGINQEAKRCVDMWLKMPAFGAGSRKRQRTASFPVSTASKHTCPVVNCGRVFDNTPLLEGHLKRFDHSPCDPTINLKGCPSELFACAACAQHFQSKEEWRKHLESKVNLLTPDGHSSPQTYQRIVCFACPACFLFFNLRDECLQHMAAKNHFSESLPLTETKIRALPVPVPQYVKNRLITLCKEIMFSVRCSLCHKVLTSHQTAQAHFNVHCRHGCAVAKADKTVAQVMQRLQVRGQCSLCRQLFFSQAEIASHKEATHHGVEINRTMQRAVLQHCRFSGTQHTGGERAAPKGGRPSCLKTPHQKMNKEGFEEYSTRRKRPAPGESDGASSSSPVGWRCECGLQFSEEAAAKKHLLAANQIFHQCGVCGKHMEESAITRLHMSRFHGGAHLSNFLFYCRKCKIEMPRYEDILSHVSDDHGGHTYITEQEMPEELAAACDAQPSTSHASAPASRFSSSSVKLELSWMCRMCEDVFDSEKEVLEHCSDVTSHSFQRFMCGHCPQKFFKESTVRRHCVNEHGGQIKSFHFCGLCDSMQLESEGEFLEHYKRLHSKDFYCINSDGVIQSTVQPTCPCMGSEKNKGELKAVYTQCMRDLATEGKCQYACAPCGVSVSSYAQIKTHVHTKHPALNLEKTFEVACGICQESFKDVPSFHKHHHSRHCALEPCMSSRSRGAEREPAPVKILDAVEIKPGTSEICDETLAAFLNEDQANKDRHVRKDGASDAASVSAEARESAELEEALQRSLLEF
- the znf451 gene encoding E3 SUMO-protein ligase ZNF451 isoform X4, yielding MVLRYNAQMSTEADDDEMEEVEFISEAPPELECIDLGSDSEDEGFSSSLTGTLDDKITCHKARVTSTLERLAQQVAQDKEERAKKCKAFKEKQNRQKAHGQQELAFSSADGINQEAKRCVDMWLKMPAFGAGSRKRQRTASFPVSTASKHTCPVVNCGRVFDNTPLLEGHLKRFDHSPCDPTINLKGCPSELFACAACAQHFQSKEEWRKHLESKVNLLTPDGHSSPQTYQRIVCFACPACFLFFNLRDECLQHMAAKNHFSESLPLTETKIRALPVPVPQYVKNRLITLCKEIMFSVRCSLCHKVLTSHQTAQAHFNVHCRHGCAVAKADKTVAQVMQRLQVRGQCSLCRQLFFSQAEIASHKEATHHGVEINRTMQRAVLQHCRFSGTQHTGGERAAPKGGRPSCLKTPHQKMNKEGFEEYSTRRKRPAPGESDGASSSSPVGWRCECGLQFSEEAAAKKHLLAANQIFHQCGVCGKHMEESAITRLHMSRFHGGAHLSNFLFYCRKCKIEMPRYEDILSHVSDDHGGHTYITEQEMPEELAAACDAQPSTSHASAPASRFSSSSVKLELSWMCRMCEDVFDSEKEVLEHCSDVTSHSFQRFMCGHCPQKFFKESTVRRHCVNEHGGQIKSFHFCGLCDSMQLESEGEFLEHYKRLHSKDFYCINSDGVIQSTVQPTCPCMGSEKNKGELKAVYTQCMRDLATEGKCQYACAPCGVSVSSYAQIKTHVHTKHPALNLEKTFEVACGICQESFKDVPSFHKHHHSRHCALEPCMSSRSRGAEREPAPVKILDAVEIKPGTSEICDETLAAFLNEDQANKDRHVRKDGASDAASVSAEARESAELEEALQRSLLEF